In the genome of Achromobacter sp. MFA1 R4, the window GGACGCCGTGGGGCGGATCTTCGGCTCCGAACTGTCGACCATCCTGGGCCAGCAGGTGGTGGTGGAGAACAAGCCGGGCGCCAACGCGACCATCGCGGCCAACTACGTGGCCCGGGCCAAGCCGGACGGCTACACGCTGTTCGTCACGACGAACACCTCGCATTCGGCCGCCCCGTGGCTGATGAAGAACGTGCCTTACGACCCGGTCAAGGATTTCACCCCGATCGCGCGCGGCGGCAACCTGCCTTTCATCCTGGTGGTGAACCCGAAGCGCCCCTGGAAGACCGTGGGCGACCTGGTGGCCGACGCCAAGAAAAATCCGGGCCGCATCACCTACGCCAGCGGCAACAGCACCGGCATCGTCGCGGGCGCCACGCTGGCCAACCGCGCCAAGATCGACATCCTGCACGTGCCGTACAAAGGCACGCCGCAGAGCCTGACGGACGTGGTGGGCGGCCAGGTGGACTTCATGTTCACCGACCTGGCCTCGGGTCTGCCCTTCGTGCAATCGGGTCAGCTACGCGCGCTGGCCGTGTCCACCGCCGAGCGCAGCACCATCGTTCCCGACCTGCCGTCGATGGCCGAAGCGGGCGTGCCGGATTTCGACCTGAACTCCTGGAACGGCTACTTCGGTCCGGCCGGCATGCCGCCGGAGATCGTCGCCAAGCTGAACGCGGCCATCAACCAGATCGTCGCCAATCCCGACGTGAAAAAGCGCCTGGCCGGGCTGGGTTTCGACGCCTTTTCCAGCACGCCCGAGGCCTTTGGCCAGTTCGTGGGCGAACAGCGCGACCTCTGGGGCAAGCTGATTCGCGACGCGGGGATCGAGCAGCAATGATCGACCAGCCCCTGCCCGACACGCCCATCGCCGGGCCGCTTGCCGGCGTGCGCATCCTGGACCTGAGTTCGGTGGTGATGGGGCCGTACGCCACCCAGGTCCTGGCGGACCTGGGCGCGGACGTGATCAAGGTGGAGTCGCCGGCCGGGGACAACATGCGGGCCGTCGGCCCCATGCGCAACCCCGGCATGGGGCACCTCTACCTGCACCTGAACCGCAACAAGCGCTCCATTGTCCTGGACCTGAAGACGCCCGAGGGGCTGGAGGCCTGCCTGAAACTGGCCGAACGCTGCGACGCCGTGCTCTACAACATCCGCCCCCAGGCCATGGCGCGGCTGGGACTGTCGTACGAGGCGGTGGCGGCGCGCAATCCGCGCATTGTCTACGTGGGCGCCTACGGCTTTGGCGAAGCCGGCCCCTACGCCGGCCGCCCCGCCTACGACGACCTGATCCAGGGCCAGACCGGCATCGCCGCCCTGTCGGCGCAGCAGAGCGGCGACGTGCCGCGCTATGCCCCCCTGACCCTGGCCGACCGGGCCGTCGGCCTGCACGTGGGCATCGCGCTGGTGTCCGCCGTGCTGAGCGCGCAGACGCTGGGGCGAGGCCAGCAGGTGGAGATTCCCATGTTCGAGGGCATGGCGCACCTGGTCCTGGGCGATCACCTGGGCGGCGCGACCTTCGAGCCGCCGATGGGGCCCACCGGCTACGCGCGCCTGCTGGCGCCGCACCGCCGGCCGTACGCCACTGCCGACGGCTACATCTGCCTGCTGATCTACAACGACAAGCACTGGCGCAATTTCTTCGACCTGATCGGCCGGCCCGAACTGTCGCGGGACCCGCGCTTCTGCACCCATGGCGCGCGCGCCGCGCACATCAGCGAGGTCTACGCCTTCGTGGCCGAGGTGATCGCCACGCGGCCCAGCCAGGACTGGCTGGACGCCCTGGCGCGGGCGGACATTCCCGCCTCGCAGCTCTACACCATCGACGGCCTGCTGCAGGACGAACATCTGGCCGCCACGGGCTTCATCCACGAAATGGACCACCCCTCGGAAGGCCGCATCCGCACCACCGCCCCGCTCGGGCGCTACGCGGGCACACCGACCTCCATACGCCGCCCCGCCCCGCGGCTGGGCCAGCACAGCCGCGAGGTGCTGGCCGAGGCGGGCTTTGGGCCGGAACAGATCGACGCCATGCTCGCGCGTGGCATTACCCAGGACGGAAACAACGATGGATTTTGAGTTCACCTCCGAGCAATTGGCGCTGCGCGACGCCGTCTCCCGCATCTGCGAGCGCTATCCCGACGAATACTGGCTGGAACGCGATCGCGACGGCGGCTTTCCGCACGCCCTGCACGCCGACCTGGCGCGCGACGGATGGCTGGGGATCGCGATGCCGCA includes:
- a CDS encoding CaiB/BaiF CoA-transferase family protein: MIDQPLPDTPIAGPLAGVRILDLSSVVMGPYATQVLADLGADVIKVESPAGDNMRAVGPMRNPGMGHLYLHLNRNKRSIVLDLKTPEGLEACLKLAERCDAVLYNIRPQAMARLGLSYEAVAARNPRIVYVGAYGFGEAGPYAGRPAYDDLIQGQTGIAALSAQQSGDVPRYAPLTLADRAVGLHVGIALVSAVLSAQTLGRGQQVEIPMFEGMAHLVLGDHLGGATFEPPMGPTGYARLLAPHRRPYATADGYICLLIYNDKHWRNFFDLIGRPELSRDPRFCTHGARAAHISEVYAFVAEVIATRPSQDWLDALARADIPASQLYTIDGLLQDEHLAATGFIHEMDHPSEGRIRTTAPLGRYAGTPTSIRRPAPRLGQHSREVLAEAGFGPEQIDAMLARGITQDGNNDGF
- a CDS encoding tripartite tricarboxylate transporter substrate binding protein produces the protein MQSLRLLGAALVTGAALMAAGPAHAADYPTKPITLVVPFPAGSGTDAVGRIFGSELSTILGQQVVVENKPGANATIAANYVARAKPDGYTLFVTTNTSHSAAPWLMKNVPYDPVKDFTPIARGGNLPFILVVNPKRPWKTVGDLVADAKKNPGRITYASGNSTGIVAGATLANRAKIDILHVPYKGTPQSLTDVVGGQVDFMFTDLASGLPFVQSGQLRALAVSTAERSTIVPDLPSMAEAGVPDFDLNSWNGYFGPAGMPPEIVAKLNAAINQIVANPDVKKRLAGLGFDAFSSTPEAFGQFVGEQRDLWGKLIRDAGIEQQ